Proteins from one Catenuloplanes atrovinosus genomic window:
- a CDS encoding NAD(P)/FAD-dependent oxidoreductase, protein MSPQRILVVGAGHVGLFAALRLSKKLSAREAEVIVVDPQPHMTYQPFLPEASAGNISPRHAVVPLRRELRRCTIISGEVTRIDHANKKVLVETISGPAREVEYDHILVAPGSVSRTLPIPGLREQGIGFKTIGEAIYLRNHFLDRLDVAATTTDPETKRRALTFCFVGGGYAGIEALAEMEDMVRSALKYYPEIKQDEVRFVLVEATQRILPEIGPDMGAYAARQLRRRGIDMRLGTFLESCVDGNVKLSDGETFITDTVVWTAGVKPSPMLANTDLPLGPRGHVNCLPTLQVADGETVVEGAWAAGDCAQVPDLTGGVGAWCSPSAQHAVRQAVVVADNIARVIHGREPKTYRHKYLGSVAGLGLYKGAAKVYGVKVPGFPAWLMHRFYHVSQIPSFNRKVRVVADWTLAFLLKREVVALGQLHAPREEFTEVTPPLEPKPATVEAPKAEAAAVKA, encoded by the coding sequence CGTGGGCCTTTTCGCCGCGCTGCGCCTCTCCAAGAAGCTCAGCGCGCGCGAGGCCGAGGTTATCGTCGTCGATCCTCAGCCGCACATGACCTATCAGCCGTTCCTCCCCGAGGCGTCGGCCGGCAACATCTCCCCGCGGCACGCCGTTGTGCCGCTGCGCCGGGAGCTGCGCCGTTGCACGATCATCTCCGGTGAGGTCACTCGCATCGACCACGCCAACAAGAAGGTGCTGGTCGAGACCATCTCCGGGCCGGCCCGCGAGGTCGAGTACGACCACATCCTGGTCGCACCCGGCTCCGTGTCCCGCACGCTGCCCATCCCGGGCCTGCGCGAGCAGGGCATCGGCTTCAAGACCATCGGCGAGGCCATCTACCTGAGGAACCACTTCCTCGACCGGCTGGACGTCGCCGCCACCACCACCGACCCGGAGACCAAGCGGCGCGCCCTGACGTTCTGCTTCGTCGGTGGCGGTTACGCGGGCATCGAGGCGCTGGCCGAGATGGAGGACATGGTCCGCTCCGCGCTCAAGTACTACCCGGAGATCAAGCAGGACGAGGTCCGCTTCGTGCTGGTCGAGGCGACCCAGCGGATTCTGCCGGAGATCGGCCCGGACATGGGTGCGTACGCGGCCCGCCAGCTGCGCAGGCGCGGCATCGACATGCGGCTCGGCACGTTCCTGGAGTCCTGCGTCGACGGCAACGTGAAGCTCTCCGACGGCGAGACGTTCATCACCGACACGGTGGTCTGGACCGCCGGCGTGAAGCCGTCCCCGATGCTGGCCAACACGGACCTGCCGCTCGGCCCGCGCGGTCACGTCAACTGCCTGCCCACGCTCCAGGTCGCGGACGGCGAGACGGTCGTCGAGGGCGCCTGGGCCGCGGGCGACTGCGCGCAGGTGCCGGACCTGACCGGCGGCGTCGGCGCCTGGTGCTCGCCGAGCGCGCAGCACGCGGTCCGGCAGGCGGTCGTGGTGGCCGACAACATCGCGCGCGTCATCCACGGGCGCGAGCCGAAGACCTACCGGCACAAGTACCTGGGCTCGGTCGCCGGCCTCGGCCTCTACAAGGGTGCCGCGAAGGTCTACGGCGTCAAGGTGCCCGGCTTCCCGGCGTGGCTGATGCACCGCTTCTACCACGTCAGCCAGATCCCGTCGTTCAACCGCAAGGTGCGCGTGGTCGCGGACTGGACGCTGGCGTTCCTCCTCAAGCGTGAGGTGGTCGCGCTCGGCCAGCTGCACGCACCGCGCGAGGAGTTCACCGAGGTCACGCCGCCGCTCGAGCCGAAGCCGGCCACGGTGGAGGCGCCGAAGGCCGAGGCGGCCGCGGTCAAGGCCTGA
- a CDS encoding SGNH/GDSL hydrolase family protein, whose protein sequence is MSPDARQLGRAAAMTLLAGTVSGAALLAGEIVAARSRRYAKPSMGLGLRTSMGPAGAPPLRLVLLGDSGALGVGVEFLADTVGGHLARLLSEGAAGHGERHVHLSSVGVSGSRSTDLATQVARALLGERPDVAVILIGANDATSLRRPAEAAAHLSAAVRRLRGAGVEVVVGTCPDLGAARALAQPLRQLVGVLGRQMAHAQAKAVRDAGGAVVDLAVETGAVFRADAGTLCYDGYHPSADGYRVWAHALLPAVSHAASMPNPRTQ, encoded by the coding sequence ATGAGTCCGGACGCTCGCCAGCTCGGCCGCGCCGCGGCCATGACGCTGCTCGCCGGCACCGTGAGCGGCGCCGCGCTGCTGGCCGGCGAGATCGTCGCCGCACGCAGCCGTCGCTACGCCAAACCGTCCATGGGCCTCGGGCTGCGCACCTCGATGGGCCCGGCCGGCGCGCCACCGCTGCGCCTGGTGCTCCTCGGCGACTCCGGCGCGCTCGGCGTGGGCGTGGAGTTCCTGGCCGACACGGTCGGCGGCCACCTCGCGCGGCTGCTCTCCGAGGGCGCGGCCGGGCACGGCGAGCGCCACGTGCACCTGTCCAGCGTCGGCGTCTCCGGCTCCCGCTCCACCGACCTGGCCACCCAGGTGGCCCGCGCCCTGCTCGGCGAGCGTCCGGACGTGGCCGTGATCCTGATCGGCGCGAACGACGCCACCTCGCTGCGCCGCCCGGCCGAGGCCGCCGCGCACCTGAGCGCGGCCGTGCGCCGACTGCGCGGCGCGGGCGTCGAGGTCGTGGTCGGCACCTGTCCCGACCTGGGCGCGGCGCGGGCGCTGGCCCAGCCGCTGCGGCAGCTCGTCGGCGTGCTCGGCCGGCAGATGGCGCACGCGCAGGCCAAGGCCGTGCGGGACGCGGGCGGCGCCGTGGTCGACCTGGCCGTGGAGACCGGCGCGGTGTTCCGGGCCGACGCGGGGACGCTCTGCTACGACGGATACCACCCGTCCGCGGACGGATATCGGGTGTGGGCCCACGCGCTGCTGCCCGCGGTCTCGCACGCGGCATCGATGCCGAACCCGCGCACCCAGTGA
- a CDS encoding acetyl-CoA C-acetyltransferase, producing MPEAVIVATARSPIGRAAKGSLREMRPDDLAATIIQAALDKVPQLDPATVEDLYLGCGLPGGEQGFNMARVVATLLGQDGLPGATLTRYCASSLQTTRMALHAIRAGEGDVFISAGVECVSRYARGSSDGLPSEAQKLVGGAWENPRFADAQARSTSRAQGGAPVWQDPRTEGTLPDIYLAMGQTAENLAQVCDVSREEMDEFGVRSQNLAEKAIANGFWAREITPVTTPDGTVVTVDDGPRPGVTLEGVSGLKPVFRPDGRITAGNCCPLNDGAAAVIVMSDVRARELGITPLARIVSTGVTALSPEIMGLGPVEASRQALARAGMTIDDVDLVEINEAFAAQVIPSYQQLGIPIDKLNVNGGAIAVGHPFGMTGARITGTLINSLSWHDKTIGLETMCVGGGQGMAMIIERLS from the coding sequence ATGCCGGAAGCTGTCATCGTCGCCACCGCCCGCTCCCCCATCGGACGGGCCGCCAAGGGCTCCCTGCGCGAAATGCGCCCCGATGATCTGGCCGCCACCATCATCCAGGCGGCGCTCGACAAGGTTCCCCAACTCGACCCGGCCACGGTCGAGGACCTCTACCTCGGGTGCGGCCTGCCCGGCGGCGAGCAGGGCTTCAACATGGCCCGCGTGGTGGCCACGCTGCTCGGCCAGGACGGTCTGCCCGGGGCCACGCTCACCCGGTACTGTGCCTCCTCGCTGCAGACCACGCGGATGGCGCTGCACGCGATCCGCGCCGGCGAGGGCGACGTGTTCATCTCGGCCGGCGTCGAGTGCGTCTCGCGGTACGCGCGCGGGAGCTCCGACGGCCTCCCGTCCGAGGCGCAAAAGCTGGTCGGCGGCGCGTGGGAGAACCCGCGGTTCGCCGACGCCCAGGCCCGCAGCACGTCGCGCGCGCAGGGTGGCGCACCGGTGTGGCAGGACCCGCGGACCGAGGGCACGCTGCCGGACATCTACCTCGCCATGGGCCAGACCGCGGAGAACCTGGCGCAGGTCTGTGACGTGTCCCGCGAGGAGATGGACGAGTTCGGCGTCCGCAGCCAGAACCTGGCGGAGAAGGCGATCGCGAACGGCTTCTGGGCCCGCGAGATCACGCCGGTCACCACGCCGGACGGCACCGTGGTCACGGTCGACGACGGCCCGCGCCCCGGCGTCACGCTGGAGGGCGTGTCCGGCCTCAAGCCGGTCTTCCGCCCCGACGGCCGGATCACCGCCGGCAACTGCTGCCCGCTCAACGACGGCGCCGCCGCCGTGATCGTGATGAGCGACGTGCGCGCCCGCGAGCTGGGCATCACGCCGCTCGCCCGGATCGTCTCCACCGGCGTCACCGCGCTCTCCCCCGAGATCATGGGCCTCGGCCCGGTCGAGGCGTCCCGACAGGCGCTGGCCCGCGCCGGCATGACCATCGACGACGTCGACCTCGTCGAGATCAACGAGGCGTTCGCGGCGCAGGTCATCCCGTCGTACCAGCAGCTCGGCATCCCGATCGACAAACTGAACGTCAACGGCGGCGCCATCGCGGTCGGCCACCCGTTCGGCATGACCGGCGCCCGCATCACCGGCACGCTGATCAACTCACTCTCCTGGCACGACAAGACCATCGGCCTGGAGACCATGTGCGTCGGCGGCGGCCAGGGCATGGCGATGATCATCGAACGCTTGAGCTGA
- a CDS encoding Bax inhibitor-1/YccA family protein produces MKTSNPVLSQLGRAAERERAGAYGAYGPGAAPGYGPAGYDQPYPSQAYPAAPPAVRPMTIDDVVVRTVALLAITALSAAAAWVLIPAPLELPALIGAAVVGLVLGLVISFMRMANPVLVGVYAVVEGAFLGLISKQFETFYDGIVLQATTATFGVFFLMAILYRARVIRATPKFARILISVMMGLFAVMMINLVFALFGVNTGLRDGSALAIGFSLVCIVVASLSFVLNFGEIEEGVRMGLPQKYAWTAAFGILVGLVWLYLEILRLLSFLQDD; encoded by the coding sequence GTGAAGACAAGCAACCCGGTGCTGAGCCAGCTCGGCCGGGCTGCCGAGCGCGAGCGGGCCGGCGCGTACGGCGCCTACGGCCCGGGTGCCGCGCCCGGTTACGGTCCGGCGGGTTACGACCAGCCCTACCCGTCCCAGGCGTACCCGGCGGCTCCGCCGGCCGTCCGCCCGATGACCATCGATGACGTCGTCGTCCGCACTGTCGCGCTGCTTGCGATCACCGCTCTCTCCGCCGCCGCCGCGTGGGTGCTGATCCCGGCCCCGCTGGAGCTGCCGGCGCTCATCGGCGCGGCCGTCGTCGGCCTCGTGCTCGGTCTGGTCATCTCGTTCATGCGGATGGCCAACCCGGTCCTGGTCGGCGTCTACGCGGTCGTCGAGGGTGCGTTCCTCGGCCTGATCAGCAAGCAGTTCGAGACCTTCTACGACGGCATCGTGCTGCAGGCCACCACGGCCACGTTCGGCGTCTTCTTCCTGATGGCGATCCTCTACCGGGCCCGCGTCATCCGGGCCACGCCGAAGTTCGCCCGCATCCTGATCTCGGTCATGATGGGCCTCTTCGCCGTCATGATGATCAACCTGGTGTTCGCGCTGTTCGGTGTCAACACCGGCCTGCGCGACGGCAGCGCGCTCGCCATCGGCTTCAGCCTCGTCTGCATCGTCGTCGCCTCGCTGAGCTTCGTGCTCAACTTCGGCGAGATCGAGGAGGGCGTGCGGATGGGCCTCCCGCAGAAGTACGCGTGGACCGCGGCCTTCGGCATCCTGGTCGGCCTCGTCTGGCTGTACCTGGAGATCCTGCGCCTGCTCAGCTTCCTGCAAGACGACTAG